Proteins encoded by one window of Dendropsophus ebraccatus isolate aDenEbr1 chromosome 4, aDenEbr1.pat, whole genome shotgun sequence:
- the ESRRA gene encoding steroid hormone receptor ERR1 codes for MSSRDRRPDLCIKAEPGTPESIGRRSPSGSSDSSGHGPEPQGPRCCRGGDDEQEDTPGRGKYVLNSIPKRLCLVCGDVASGYHYGVASCEACKAFFKRTIQGNIEYSCPATNECEITKRRRKACQACRFTKCLRVGMLKEGVRLDRVRGGRQKYKRRPEGDILQYTPGAQPSQQSTTTVVKKQAPVNTVVSHLLVAEPDKLFAMPDPSLPDGYLKSMSTLCDLADREIVIIISWAKNIPGFSSLSLSDQMSLLQSVWMEVLLLGVVFRSLPYEDEVVFAEDFVLDEESSHSARLSDLCSCILHLVRKYRALRVEREEYVMLKALTLTNSDSVHIEDPDAVLRLRDALQEALSEYESSRHPEEPCRDGKLLLTLPLLRQTAGRVLQHFHALREEGTVPMHKLFLEMLEAMMD; via the exons ATGTCTTCTCGTGACAGACGCCCTGATCTCTGTATAAAGGCAGAACCAGGGACCCCTGAAAGCATAGGACGCCGGAGTCCAAGTGGATCGAGTGATAGTAGTGGACATGGGCCTGAACCACAAGGTCCTCGCTGTTGCAGAGGTGGCGATGATGAACAAGAAGACACCCCTGGAAGGGGCAAATATGTCCTGAATTCTATCCCTAAAAGGCTCTGCCTGGTGTGTGGTGATGTGGCATCTGGATACCACTATGGAGTCGCTTCTTGTGAAGCTTGTAAAGCTTTCTTTAAACGCACTATACAAG GCAACATTGAGTACAGTTGTCCTGCCACCAATGAGTGTGAAATCACCAAAAGAAGACGAAAGGCATGCCAAGCCTGCCGATTTACTAAGTGTCTTCGGGTGGGCATGCTCAAGGAAg GGGTGCGTTTAGACCGTGTAAGAGGGGGTCGGCAAAAATACAAGAGGAGACCAGAAGGAGACATCCTGCAATATACGCCAGGAGCACAACCATCCCAACAAAGTACAACAACTGTAGTCAAGAAACAAG CTCCAGTGAACACCGTAGTCTCACATCTGCTGGTGGCAGAGCCAGATAAGCTGTTTGCTATGCCAGACCCATCACTTCCTGATGGCTACTTGAAGTCCATGAGCACACTGTGCGACCTCGCAGATCGAGAGATTGTCATTATTATCAGCTGGGCCAAAAACATCCCAG GTTTCTCTTCCCTTTCCTTATCGGACCAGATGAGTCTCCTGCAGAGTGTCTGGATGGAGGTTCTCCTTTTGGGAGTTGTCTTCCGCTCCCTTCCATATGAAGATGAAGTTGTGTTTGCTGAGGATTTTGTGTTGGACGAGGAGTCCTCCCATTCTGCACGCCTGTCTGACCTCTGCTCCTGCATCCTTCACCTGGTGCGCAAGTATCGGGCTTTACGCGTGGAAAGAGAGGAATACGTCATGTTAAAAGCTCTCACCCTTACTAATTCAG ACTCTGTGCACATTGAAGACCCTGATGCAGTCTTACGTCTCCGTGACGCTTTGCAAGAAGCACTCAGTGAGTACGAATCAAGTCGCCACCCTGAGGAACCCTGCCGTGACGGGAAATTGCTTCTTACACTCCCTTTACTGCGCCAGACTGCTGGCAGAGTCCTCCAGCACTTCCATGCCCTACGAGAAGAAGGGACCGTCCCTATGCACAAGCTTTTCCTAGAGATGCTGGAAGCCATGATGGATTGA
- the TRMT112 gene encoding multifunctional methyltransferase subunit TRM112-like protein gives MKLLTHNMLRSHVSGVTRGFPLIIRADEVKVNSVDFNREFVARMIPKLEWEALVQSAESLGHGLGLPRELLSGYEDDEEFLKKVHHVLLEVEVIEGALKCPESGTEFPINRGIPNMLINEEES, from the exons ATGAAGCTTCTGACGCATAATATGCTGCGGAGCCACGTTAGCGGCGTAACGCGAGGTTTCCCGCTCATCATCCGG GCAGATGAGGTGAAGGTTAACTCTGTGGACTTCAACCGAGAGTTTGTGGCACGTATGATTCCTAAGCTGGAATGGGAGGCCCTGGTGCAGTCTGCAGAGAGT CTGGGGCATGGCTTGGGCCTTCCACGTGAACTTCTTTCTGGATATGAAGATGATGAGGAGTTCTTGAAGAAAGTTCACCATGTATTGCTGGAG GTTGAAGTTATTGAAGGTGCCTTGAAATGTCCTGAGTCTGGCACAGAATTCCCCATCAACAGAGGAATCCCCAACATGCTTATAAATGAGGAGGAGTCCTAA